A stretch of the Papaver somniferum cultivar HN1 chromosome 6, ASM357369v1, whole genome shotgun sequence genome encodes the following:
- the LOC113290002 gene encoding protein PHLOEM PROTEIN 2-LIKE A1-like, whose product MGASVSVPNDDPHYPANSNHATEIKEVSSEVVKDNLASDNSKITMKKINSKTEIPAAIIKEDSQTAKPVPLSGNRSAKTVGPEKKNSNNNDKLAPPLPHKYNCIIQEADMNINQSELHSHLSSGILLNQKKQKYWIDDSGCNCFMLFPRSLAITWAEDKRYWHWPTVKESSTSDEMAIEVAELLNVCWLEANGKLDISKLTPGVKYDILFVVMLKNSAYGWEAPVNLRLVHPDGKTQQRSENLQVKPKSQWIELHVGEFQTPPRPDDKQEKETQFSLFEYEDGKWKRGLVIRGVIVRPKK is encoded by the exons ATGGGGGCAAGTGTCTCCGTACCAAATGATGACCCTCATTATCCTGCTAATTCTAATCACGCAACTGAAATCAAAGAGGTCTCGAGTGAGGTCGTGAAAGATAACTTGGCTTCTGACAATTCAAAAATTACAATGAAAAAGATCAATAGTAAAACAGAAATACCTGCAGCCATAATTAAGGAAGACAGTCAGACAGCCaaaccagttccactttctggtaATCGTAGTGCTAAAACTGTGGGTCCTGAGAAAAAGAATAGCAACAATAATGATAAGCTAGCACCACCACTCCCTCACAAGTACAACTGCATTATACAAGAAGCAGATATGAACATAAACCAGTCAGAGCTTCACAGTCATCTGAGCTCTGGGATCCTCTTGAATCAAAAGAAACAG AAGTACTGGATTGACGATTCAGGTTGCAACTGCTTTATGTTGTTTCCAAGGAGTCTTGCCATAACTTGGGCTGAAGACAAGCGGTATTGGCACTGGCCTACCGTAAAAGAATCATCAACAAG TGATGAGATGGCAATTGAAGTAGCTGAGCTTTTGAATGTTTGTTGGCTGGAGGCAAATGGAAAATTAGACATATCAAAACTCACCCCGGGAGTAAAATACGATATTTTATTTGTAGTAATGTTGAAAAATTCAGCTTATGGATGGGAAGCACCAGTGAACCTTAGACTAGTACACCCAGATGGAAAGACACAACAACGCTCAGAAAATTTACAAGTCAAGCCAAAGTCACAATGGATAGAACTTCACGTTGGTGAATTTCAAACACCACCACGACCTGATgataaacaagaaaaagaaacccAATTCTCTTTGTTTGAATACGAAGATGGGAAATGGAAACGGGGGCTTGTCATCAGAGGAGTCATTGTTCGACCTAAGAAATAA